The following proteins are co-located in the Tetrapisispora phaffii CBS 4417 chromosome 4, complete genome genome:
- the GCD1 gene encoding translation initiation factor eIF2B subunit gamma (similar to Saccharomyces cerevisiae GCD1 (YOR260W); ancestral locus Anc_8.709): MNLQAFIFCGKGNHLSPIVDQHFEHRSTPKALLPIGNRPMIEYVIDWCDQANFKEINIVAQVDEIEQIKEGLTTFLELREKQFEALSKVLTQSYHTNHLHKPIVINFISSKCNNTGEKLTKELLPRITNDFVLLPCDFVTDVPPQILYDHFLNMDDNNLAMSVYYNNQIENSDRRHMGKQFFTVYSNNDDLSERSVLLDIYSKENVAKTKYLQIRNHMLWRYPNATVSTKLLNSFIYYCSYDLVKLLRDDKSTDRNDNSSDEESMEIDLTEIKPSYFKRKNKLIKDTINSNKSLAKVFRDLARRSWQHEEKRSTVAIFILPEVTSFYRANNLNSFMEANRFILKIKAQSFSKQGKTAPTASVIGIDSIVGQDCTILEKTNIKMSAIGDGCKIGKRCRIVGSIILSNVTIEDDVTLENVIIGEHAKISIKSKLTNCDVEEHYVVPSRSVLKGEVLSRSEGNSDVEASSNAAESTTDDDETDEETDEYYDDEEFDDDDGLFER; encoded by the coding sequence atgaatttacaAGCCTTTATATTCTGTGGTAAAGGTAACCATTTGTCTCCTATTGTTGATCAACATTTTGAGCATCGTAGCACTCCTAAGGCTTTGTTACCAATTGGTAATAGGCCAATGATTGAGTATGTCATTGATTGGTGTGACCAAGccaattttaaagaaattaatattgttgCTCAAGTAGATGAGATTGAACAGATTAAAGAAGGTTTGACTACTTTTTTAGAACTAAGAGAAAAACAATTTGAAGCGTTATCTAAAGTGTTGACTCAAAGTTATCACACAAACCATTTGCATAAACCAATTGtgattaatttcatttcatCAAAATGTAACAACACAGgtgaaaaattaacaaaagaattattaccAAGAATTACTAatgattttgttttattacCTTGTGATTTTGTTACTGATGTGCCTCCacaaatattatatgatcattttttgaatatggatgataataatttagcAATGTCTGTCtattataataatcaaattgaaaatagtGACAGAAGACATATGGGTAAACAGTTTTTCACtgtttattcaaataatgatgatttatcAGAGAGATCTGTTCtattagatatttattcaaaggAAAATGTtgcaaaaacaaaatatttacaaattaGAAATCATATGCTATGGAGATATCCAAATGCTACTGTCTCCactaaattattaaattcgTTCATTTATTACTGTTCCTATGATTTGGTTAAATTACTAAGGGACGATAAATCAACTGATAGAAATGATAATTCAAGTGATGAAGAATCAATGGAAATTGATCTAACCGAAATAAAGCCAAGTTATTTTaagagaaaaaataaattgatcAAAGATACAATAAATTCCAACAAATCATTAGCAAAAGTTTTTAGAGATCTAGCAAGACGTTCATGGCAAcatgaagaaaaaagaagTACAGTCgctattttcattttaccTGAAGTAACATCATTTTACAGAGctaataatttgaattcattcATGGAAGCAAATAGATTCATCTTGAAAATTAAAGCTCAAAGTTTTTCTAAACAAGGTAAAACTGCACCAACTGCATCAGTTATTGGTATTGACTCTATTGTGGGCCAAGACTGTACCATCTTAGAGAAGACTAATATCAAAATGTCGGCCATTGGTGATGGATGTAAAATTGGTAAGCGTTGTCGGATAGTTGGTTCcattatattatcaaatgtCACGATTGAAGATGATGTTACTCTagaaaatgttattattggTGAACATGccaaaatttcaattaaaagtaaattGACAAATTGTGATGTTGAAGAACACTATGTTGTTCCAAGTAGAAGTGTACTGAAAGGTGAAGTTTTGAGCCGTTCTGAAGGCAATTCTGATGTTGAAGCAAGCAGTAACGCGGCAGAAAGTACAACCGACGATGATGAAACGGATGAAGAAACAGATGAATattatgatgatgaagaatttgatgatgatgatggaTTATTTGAAcgttaa
- the COX10 gene encoding protoheme IX farnesyltransferase (similar to Saccharomyces cerevisiae COX10 (YPL172C); ancestral locus Anc_8.710) — MSYGRNILPQQVIVRYLYTFNRQLFRNEKHLNIKQYQIRSLSFKNRIRVESEKLNTAPVEFRPNLLHVDKDVDDIVEAAVKAIRCTSDVSVDPSETKDPDNSKLPFNVKPISNIELKERRLRKQNNTVNKYDLTHIKKNIINPYIQLTKPRLTMLVMLSAICSYALSPYSASMSQLACLTIGTTFCSGAANAINMGREPDFDRQMIRTQARPVVQGIVTPNQAFKFATVIGVAGVGILNVGVNPTVAFLGFSNIALYSWAYTSLKRKHIINTWVGALVGAIPPLMGWAAASPLTHPAAWCLAGLLYAWQFPHFNTLSHNIKNEYKNAGYVMTAWKNPLLNARVSLRYSLLMFPLCFGLSYYGVTDWYYQLDSAIANGWMSFWAYKFYMQQRITYSAEIMKDKIAFNKSMAIASAYSRKTFWGSIIHLPAVLILAIVHKKGRWDWLLNNDKNDDQNVPKHQKRLE, encoded by the coding sequence ATGTCTTACGGAAGGAATATCTTACCACAGCAAGTTATTGTCAGGTACCTTTATACTTTCAATAGACAATTGTTTCGTAATGAgaaacatttaaatattaaacagTATCAAATTCGTTCTTTGAGTTTTAAAAACCGTATCAGAGTTGAATCTGAAAAGTTGAATACAGCCCCCGTTGAATTTAGACCAAATCTGTTACATGTAGATAAAGATGTTGACGATATTGTCGAGGCCGCTGTTAAAGCAATAAGATGTACTTCTGATGTCAGCGTAGATCCATCAGAAACCAAAGATCctgataattcaaaattaccTTTCAATGTTAAACCAATTAGTAATATTGAACTTAAGGAGAGAAGGTTgagaaaacaaaataatactGTAAATAAATACGATTTGACTCATatcaagaaaaatataatcaatCCATATATTCAACTTACAAAACCACGATTAACTATGCTGGTCATGTTAAGCGCAATCTGTTCATATGCACTATCACCATATTCTGCATCTATGTCTCAATTAGCATGCCTAACAATAGGCACCACGTTCTGCTCTGGTGCAGCAAATGCAATTAACATGGGTAGGGAACCAGATTTTGATAGACAGATGATACGTACTCAAGCTAGACCAGTGGTTCAAGGCATCGTGACACCAAATCAAGCATTCAAATTTGCAACGGTAATCGGTGTCGCCGGTGTCGGGATATTGAATGTTGGGGTTAATCCAACTGTTGCTTTCTTAggattttcaaatattgcTCTATATTCTTGGGCTTATACCTCACTGAAGAGAAAACATATCATTAACACATGGGTTGGTGCACTAGTCGGAGCCATACCCCCATTAATGGGTTGGGCCGCAGCAAGCCCACTGACGCATCCGGCGGCATGGTGCCTTGCTGGTTTATTATATGCATGGCAATTCCCTCATTTCAACACGTTGAGCCATAacataaaaaatgaatataaaaatgcAGGCTACGTTATGACGGCCTGGAAAAATCCTTTGTTGAATGCTAGAGTATCATTGAGATATTCTTTACTGATGTTTCCTTTATGTTTTGGACTTTCCTATTATGGTGTCACCGATTGGTATTATCAATTAGATTCAGCCATTGCTAATGGCTGGATGTCATTCTGGGCATATAAATTCTATATGCAACAGAGAATAACATATTCTGCTGAGATCATGAAAGATAAGATTGCATTCAACAAAAGTATGGCTATAGCAAGCGCTTATTCTAGGAAAACATTTTGGGGTAGTATTATCCATCTGCCTGCCGTATTGATATTAGCTATAGTACATAAGAAAGGACGCTGGGATTGGCTCctaaataatgataaaaatgatgatcAAAATGTCCCCAAGCACCAAAAACGGTTAGAATAG
- the RPN8 gene encoding proteasome regulatory particle lid subunit RPN8 (similar to Saccharomyces cerevisiae RPN8 (YOR261C); ancestral locus Anc_8.711) codes for MSVSQENITVAPLVLLSVLDHYKRTNTPEGKRVVGVILGSTSKSTIHVTNSFALPFEEDEKNSDVWFLDHNYIENMNDMCKKINAKEKIVGWYHSGPKLKASDLKINEIFKKYTSYNIFNSNTGSYSTTSNPLLLIVDVKQEGVGLATNAYISVEQVKDDGSSTERTFIHLPCSIEAEEAEEIGVEHLLKDVRDQAAGGLSIRLTAQLRSLKGLQQKLQHITNYLTKVSNNELPINHTILGKLQDVFNLLPNLGSPDDDELSATSANKAEVIRSSNSLQKALTVKTNDELMIIYISNLVRSIIAFDNLIENKIQNQKMHEKLSSTEKKTGDEEEHKEGDENSEENNRKETENSKPTSDK; via the coding sequence ATGTCGGTGTCACAAGAGAATATCACAGTAGCGCCATTGGTGTTACTATCTGTTTTAGATCATTATAAGAGAACAAATACTCCAGAAGGGAAAAGAGTAGTTGGTGTTATCTTAGGAAGTACTTCGAAGTCTACCATACATGTCACAAACTCGTTTGCGTTAccttttgaagaagatgagaAGAATTCGGATGTATGGTTTTTGGATCATAATTATATCGAAAATATGAATGATATGtgtaaaaaaattaatgcAAAGGAAAAAATCGTTGGTTGGTACCATAGTGGTCCAAAACTGAAGGCATcagatttgaaaattaatgaaatctTTAAGAAATATACATCCTACAATATTTTCAACAGTAATACTGGTTCTTATTCAACCACCTCTAATCCATTGCTTTTGATTGTAGATGTCAAACAAGAAGGTGTCGGGTTAGCAACGAATGCATACATCTCAGTAGAACAAGTCAAGGACGATGGTAGCTCCACGGAAAGAACTTTTATCCATTTGCCATGTTCAATCGAAGCAGAAGAAGCAGAAGAGATCGGTGTAgaacatttattaaaagatgTAAGAGATCAAGCTGCAGGTGGCTTGTCTATCAGATTGACTGCTCAATTGAGATCCTTGAAAGGTTTACAACAAAAACTACAACATATTACAAACTACTTGACAAAAGTctcaaataatgaattaccCATAAATCACACTATCTTAGGAAAATTACAAGACGTCTTTAACTTATTACCAAATTTAGGATCTcctgatgatgatgaattgTCTGCTACTTCAGCAAACAAGGCTGAAGTGATCAGATCTTCAAACAGCTTACAAAAGGCATTGACTGTGAAGacaaatgatgaattaatgatcatatatattagtaaCTTAGTAAGATCCATCATTGCATTCGATAATttgattgaaaataaaatacagAACCAAAAAATGCATGAGAAATTATCATCTACTGAAAAGAAGACTGGCGATGAAGAGGAACATAAAGAAGGAGATGAGAATTCTGAAGAAAACAACAGAAAGGAAACAGAAAACTCCAAACCAACTTCTgataaataa
- the GPN2 gene encoding GTPase GPN2 (similar to Saccharomyces cerevisiae YOR262W; ancestral locus Anc_8.712) produces MSFAQIVIGPPGSGKSTYCNGCSQFFNAIGRHVQVVNMDPANDRLSYPCSVDIRDFITVEEIMQEQELGPNGGLMYAVESLQASMDLFVLQVKALVQEEKAYVVFDCPGQVELFTHHSSLFKIFKRLEKELNMRFTVVNLIDCYYLTSPSQYISVVLLALRSMLMMDLPQINVFSKIDMVKSYGELPFRLDYYTEVQELEYLLPYIDKESNSVLGKRYSKLTETISELITDFNLVSFEVLCVDDKQSMIHLQSVVDKANGYIFGSSEVGGDTVWAEATRQGATLQNSIDIQERWIDNKEKYDKEAEELEERLRKESEFNDKEVPLTEDDEWESALKDWEEKQGTDFVR; encoded by the coding sequence ATGTCGTTTGCTCAAATTGTTATCGGTCCACCTGGGTCTGGGAAATCTACTTATTGTAACGGTTGttctcaattttttaatgcaATTGGAAGACATGTTCAGGTTGTCAATATGGATCCTGCCAATGATAGACTAAGTTACCCTTGTTCTGTTGATATTAGAGACTTTATCACGGTGGAGGAGATCATGCAAGAACAAGAACTGGGACCAAATGGTGGTTTAATGTATGCCGTGGAGTCCCTACAGGCCTCGATGGATCTGTTCGTATTACAAGTTAAAGCATTGGTTCAAGAGGAAAAGGCTTACGTTGTGTTTGATTGTCCTGGGCAAGTCGAACTGTTCACTCATCATTCGTCATTATTTAagatttttaaaagattagAGAAAGAACTGAACATGAGGTTTACTGTGGTCAACCTGATCGACTGTTACTATTTAACTTCACCTTCCCAGTATATATCTGTTGTTCTGCTGGCATTGAGATCGATGTTGATGATGGATTTGCCTCAGATCAATGTGTTTTCAAAGATTGATATGGTGAAATCATACGGTGAATTACCTTTTAGGCTGGATTATTACACGGAAGTACAAGAACTAGAATACTTGTTGCCATACATTGATAAGGAGTCGAATAGTGTTTTGGGGAAAAGGTACAGCAAGTTGACAGAAACAATCAGCGAATTAATCACCGATTTCAATTTGGTTTCCTTCGAAGTCTTATGTGTGGATGATAAGCAAAGTATGATACACTTACAGAGTGTGGTAGACAAAGCCAACGGGTATATATTTGGTTCCTCGGAGGTTGGTGGGGATACAGTGTGGGCTGAGGCAACTAGACAAGGTGCTACGTTGCAAAACTCAATTGATATACAAGAAAGATGGAtagataataaagaaaaatatgataagGAAGCAGAAGAGTTGGAGGAAAGATTACGGAAAGAATCGGAGTTCAATGACAAAGAAGTACCACTCACAGAGGATGATGAATGGGAATCTGCGTTGAAAGATTGGGAAGAAAAACAAGGTACGGACTTCGTAAGATGA
- the UTP25 gene encoding rRNA-binding ribosome biosynthesis protein UTP25 (similar to Saccharomyces cerevisiae YIL091C; ancestral locus Anc_2.292), with product MSGRGEFKKRGRSQLRTIQRSKYAKKRNSGRNYDTNTKHNDESKPADALVSGEEAESESDDAKDEEDVGKKRNQVYGALLTILKSEHPEKKKQKKKFNQEKEDAYNASDDEYNVSDKQEIENGLEDQQDDNEDENENDMENMENDDESDDDTDLFDIHFNQVPENVVDKISNGFDNKKIKYVSKKIQLPHHEKDFFIYSKPIVDDGNKHKVESPIKKSSLDSYFIKKRLEITNNLLDGKDNLTKLQKSLVDPMFQYVDILHEYENYGSDEQEYRELYTLHILNHLYKTRDKVLKDNQRLQENNESEFLDQGFTRPKVLIVVPTRDTAYNVVETIIRKSGLDQVEKKGKFKSQFFEDSLPPSSKPKSFQSIFKGNTNDFFVLGLKFTRKALKLYSNFYQSDVIICSPLGLHMITENTDKKKKQDDFLSSIEITILDQLHSMEYQNISHIMNIFEHLNKIPREQHDADFSRIRMWYINDQARLFRQTMIFTKYVSPTANAMINGKCRNIAGRWRNKIQLTSEESSLGKLGLKIRQIFQRFDLVGGTLADEPDFRFKFFVSVVMNSILKSTGYEDGILVYIPNYSDYMRVRNYMKEKTTLLFGDINEYSDQRELNSNRSLFQQGRVKVLLYTERLHHYRRYEIKGVKSVIFYGPPTNPEFYNEVVRFIGKNAFLGNVDINIATVRMVYSKLDSLSLERIVGTQRAAVLSRAENEVYEFK from the coding sequence ATGTCTGGGAGAGGCGAATTCAAGAAGAGAGGTAGAAGTCAATTGAGAACAATACAGCGTTCCAAGTATGctaagaaaagaaatagTGGCAGGAATTATGATACTAACACAAAACATAATGATGAATCTAAACCTGCTGATGCTCTTGTAAGTGGTGAAGAAGCCGAGAGTGAGAGTGACGATGctaaagatgaagaagatgtgGGTAAGAAGAGAAACCAGGTCTATGGTGCTTTGTTGACTATTTTGAAATCAGAACATCCagaaaagaagaagcagaagaagaagtttaACCAGGAAAAAGAGGATGCTTACAATGCTTCAGATGATGAGTATAATGTTTCCGATAAacaagaaattgaaaatggtCTTGAAGACCAACAAGATGACAACGAAGATGAAAACGAAAATGATATGGAGAATATGGagaatgatgatgaatCCGATGATGATACCGATCTATTTgatattcattttaatCAAGTTCCTGAAAATGTTGTAGACAAAATTAGTAATGGTTTtgataacaaaaaaatcaaatatgtCTCAAAGAAGATTCAGTTACCGCATCATGAGAAAgatttcttcatttattCTAAGCCAATAGTAGATGATGGAAATAAACACAAAGTTGAATCACCTATCAAAAAGTCATCATTAGATTcctattttattaaaaagagaCTTGAGATTACTAACAATTTATTGGATGGGAAAGACAATTTAACCAAATTGCAAAAATCTTTGGTAGATCCAATGTTCCAATATGTAGATATACTTCACGAATATGAAAATTATGGTTCTGATGAGCAAGAGTACAGAGAATTATATACTCTCCATATATTAAACCATTTGTATAAAACTAGAGATAAGGTTTTAAAGGACAATCAACGTTTacaagaaaataatgaatcgGAGTTCTTGGATCAAGGTTTTACTAGACCAAAAGTTTTAATTGTGGTGCCAACAAGAGATACTGCATATAATGTTGTTGAAACGATCATTAGAAAATCCGGCCTAGACCAAGTCGAGAAGAAAGGTAAATTTAAGAGTCAGTTCTTTGAAGACTCGTTGCCACCTTCGTCGAAGCCTAAATCTTTTCAAAGTATTTTCAAGGGTAATAccaatgatttttttgtaCTTGGTCTTAAATTTACCAGAAAAGCTTTAAAGCTGTACAGTAACTTTTATCAGTCAGACGTAATTATATGTTCTCCTTTGGGTTTACATATGATAACTGAAAATACAgataaaaagaagaaacaagaTGATTTTTTGTCGTCAATTGAAATTACTATTTTAGATCAATTACACAGTATGGAATATCAAAACATAAGTCATATcatgaatatatttgaacatttaaataaaattccAAGAGAGCAACATGATGCAGATTTCAGTAGAATTAGAATGTGGTATATTAATGACCAAGCACGCTTATTTAGACAAACAATGATATTCACAAAATATGTGTCCCCTACAGCAAATGCAATGATTAATGGTAAGTGTAGAAATATTGCAGGTAGATGGAGAAACAAAATTCAACTTACTTCAGAAGAATCAAGCTTAGGTAAGTTAGGTCTAAAAATTAGACAAATTTTCCAAAGATTTGATTTAGTTGGTGGGACTTTGGCAGATGAACCTGATTTtagatttaaattttttgttagCGTTGTAATGAATAGCATATTAAAATCTACAGGGTATGAGGATGGTATTCTAGTTTACATACCTAACTATAGTGATTATATGAGGGTCAGGAATTATATGAAAGAAAAGACGACGTTATTATTTGGtgatattaatgaatattcTGATCAAAGAGAATTAAACTCAAATAGATCTCTTTTCCAACAAGGGCGTGTTaaagtattattatatacaGAAAGATTACATCATTATAGAAGATATGAAATCAAAGGTGTTAAAAGTGTAATCTTTTATGGTCCACCAACAAATCCAGAATTTTATAACGAAGTTGTCAGATTTATTGGTAAAAATGCATTCTTGGGTAATgttgatattaatatagCAACAGTTAGAATGGTTTATTCTAAGTTAGATTCATTGTCATTAGAGAGGATAGTCGGGACCCAGAGAGCAGCAGTACTCTCTCGTGCGGAGAACGAAGTCTACGAATTTAAATAG
- the FAP1 gene encoding Fap1p (similar to Saccharomyces cerevisiae FAP1 (YNL023C); ancestral locus Anc_2.288): MSDREITSQIETAAGNTESSSDEESYSKGSNESNFDSSEDEDDGLVYYEQTIRDISKGDRYTCMICTIEMDYTCKMYACQSCYRVFDYECIQEWAEKSASKTIDKVWKCPNCSHSSKQIPLRNRPTCWCGKVINPDPNELSPNSCGQTCNKKTCVHGCKNFCHLGPHGECSVITTLKCKCGRNEKDIFCHQLKKSNKNNVYQCNEVCQLPLACGVHKCKRVCHSGLCGACPEILSSEQIQSVESNENRKFKCYCGENSKNEIMCKKLAITGTFSKNSEGDKWIGTFACKTRRIVFYACNEHSFIEPCQAQLSISGKKICPYTPKLLNSCPCGKTSLKQLAQKRKKCTDPIPTCENRCGKALKCGKHTCPYICHNGSCMDPCIQLEVTNCSCLQKHFLVPCNFEQTPKCTFKCESLMSCRRHRCPKKCCTGKPEADKRKKMLLTREELNDESLVEAVHICLKECNLKLSCGIHDCTRKCHPGRCPSCLISDSNDLVCPCGKTVIEAPVRCGSKLPPCPFECIKVIERSYPCGHKPPPHQCHPSTEPCPPCTAVVERPCKCGKHHAVKAVCFQEFGSCGEICNKELENCHHKCQYKCHEIGQCQKSCKQVCNKDRANCNHQCKSKCHGSSPCPDVPCNEVTKVSCKCGRKQEYRKCYATLDNSSASIELLPCDEDCEAHARHLQLRDAFGYDSSLDTSNKNIQDIQSLMEKVSTYEELRLPYPQSVISTYSKQIKWCSQIEDILRKFVLDKAKNNLHFKPMKPAQRHFVRELSTSFNLYSESQDPEPKRSVFVKRKVDTRIPNISLEEVLPLWTGFKKLEKERKIQHFESTSQRKYINYEPKEVIVKSSNDTNGFFIKKISPGITEEDLSEVFGKALKSTLIKNVCYKILPESSDAIIYPEQYNSITESVHQDLEVLVGHFDFIGKEALIFDSIMLCNVEGYINQISDCTDTDKEKDSTSTSNE; encoded by the coding sequence ATGAGTGATAGAGAAATTACATCGCAAATAGAAACTGCCGCTGGAAATACTGAGAGTTCCTCTGATGAAGAAAGCTACTCTAAAGGAAGCAACGAAAGCAACTTTGACAGCAGTGaggatgaagatgatggGTTAGTGTACTATGAGCAAACGATTCGTGATATTTCCAAAGGTGATCGTTATACATGCATGATTTGTACTATAGAGATGGATTATACTTGCAAGATGTATGCTTGCCAGAGTTGCTATAGGGTGTTCGATTATGAATGTATACAAGAATGGGCCGAAAAATCTGCCTCAAAGACGATAGATAAAGTTTGGAAATGTCCAAACTGCAGTCATTCTAGCAAACAAATACCATTGAGAAATAGGCCAACTTGTTGGTGTGGGAAAGTGATAAACCCAGACCCTAATGAATTAAGCCCTAATTCATGCGGACAGACATGTAATAAAAAGACATGTGTCCATGGTTGTAAAAACTTTTGTCATTTGGGACCCCATGGTGAATGTAGTGTCATTACAACTTTGAAATGTAAATGTGGtagaaatgaaaaagatatattttgCCATCAACTAAAAAAATCGAATAAGAATAATGTTTATCAATGTAATGAGGTTTGTCAATTACCATTAGCTTGTGGGGTTCATAAATGTAAAAGAGTTTGCCATTCAGGATTATGCGGTGCTTGTCCAGAGATTTTGTCTAGTGAACAAATTCAATCAGTAGAATCGAACGAGAACAGAAAGTTTAAATGTTACTGTGGAGAAAATAGTAAGAATGAAATTATGTGCAAGAAGTTAGCAATTACTGGaacattttcaaaaaatagtGAAGGAGATAAATGGATTGGGACATTTGCATGCAAAACCAGAAGAATTGTATTTTATGCCTGTAATGAACATTCTTTTATTGAACCATGCCAAGCACAACTAAGCATTTCAGGAAAGAAAATATGTCCTTATACACCAAAGTTACTTAACTCCTGTCCATGTGGAAAGACATCACTGAAACAACTTGCACAAAAAAGGAAGAAATGTACTGATCCTATTCCTACATGTGAAAATCGATGTGGTAAAGCTTTAAAGTGTGGCAAACATACTTGCCCTTATATATGTCACAATGGATCATGCATGGATCCTTGTATTCAATTAGAAGTTACAAATTGTTCTTGCTTACAGAAACATTTCTTAGTTCCTTGTAATTTTGAACAAACACCAAAATGTACCTTTAAATGTGAATCATTAATGTCATGTCGCCGTCATCGTTGTCCCAAAAAATGTTGCACCGGAAAGCCAGAAGCTGATAAACGtaaaaaaatgttattaacaAGGGAAGAACTGAATGATGAATCTTTGGTTGAAGCTGTTCATATATGTTTGAAGGAGTGCAATTTAAAACTATCTTGTGGTATACATGATTGTACTAGAAAATGCCACCCAGGTAGATGTCCTTCATGCTTAATCAGCGATTCAAATGATTTAGTTTGTCCATGTGGAAAGACAGTCATCGAGGCACCTGTAAGGTGTGGCTCCAAACTTCCACCCTGCCCCTTCGAATGCATCAAAGTCATTGAAAGATCTTATCCATGTGGCCATAAACCACCTCCACATCAATGCCATCCTTCAACAGAACCCTGTCCTCCATGTACGGCAGTTGTAGAAAGACCTTGTAAGTGTGGTAAACATCATGCTGTGAAAGCTGTATGTTTTCAAGAATTCGGTTCATGTGGTGAAATATGCAACAAGGAATTAGAGAATTGCCACCATAAATGCCAATATAAATGCCATGAGATTGGTCAATGTCAAAAAAGTTGTAAACAAGTGTGCAACAAGGATAGGGCTAATTGTAACCACCAATGCAAATCAAAATGCCATGGTTCATCACCCTGTCCAGATGTTCCGTGTAATGAAGTCACCAAGGTATCTTGTAAATGTGGAAGAAAACAAGAATATAGGAAGTGTTATGCAACACTTGATAATAGCAGTGCCTCAATCGAACTATTACCATGTGATGAAGATTGTGAGGCACATGCAAGACATTTGCAATTAAGAGATGCATTTGGATATGATAGTAGCTTAGACacatctaataaaaatatacaagATATACAATCTTTGATGGAAAAGGTAAGTACATACGAGGAATTAAGGTTACCATATCCTCAGTCAGTAATCTCAACATATTCCAAACAGATTAAATGGTGTTCTCAAATTGAAGATATCCTTCGGAAATTCGTTTTAGATAAGGCAAAGAATAATTTGCATTTCAAACCAATGAAGCCAGCCCAAAGACATTTTGTTAGAGAACTTTCTACatcattcaatttatattcTGAATCTCAAGATCCTGAGCCTAAAAGATCAGTGTTCGTAAAAAGAAAAGTGGATACAAGGATACCAAATATTTCCTTAGAGGAAGTATTACCTTTATGGACAGGGTTTAAAAAgttagaaaaagaaagaaaaatacaACACTTTGAATCTACCAgtcaaagaaaatatatcaattatgAACCGAAGGAAGTAATTGTAAAATCTAGTAATGATACGAAtggattttttattaaaaaaatatcaccAGGTATCACCGAGGAAGATCTTTCAGAAGTTTTTGGAAAAGCTTTGAAATCaactttaattaaaaatgtttgttataaaatattaccTGAATCTTCCGATGCCATTATCTATCCGGAGCAGTATAATAGTATTACTGAAAGCGTTCATCAAGATTTGGAGGTATTGGTTGGACATTTCGATTTTATCGGAAAGGAAGCATTGATATTTGATAGCATCATGTTGTGCAATGTAGAAGGTTacataaatcaaatatctGATTGTACTGACActgataaagaaaaagacAGCACTTCAACATCCAATGAATAG